One segment of Gemmatimonadota bacterium DNA contains the following:
- a CDS encoding GDP-mannose 4,6-dehydratase, with amino-acid sequence MQHFVEAADSEEDLWGWALVGEGITPLLDEWHDEIFEQLLNSSRYDGSVRKRNTVGCVWRSWKRQNKVPLSVAARLARRHGVTWPRSARIEAFGTGKSVSVPRQVLVTPDLLWLLGLFIAEGCHVDSRGTYRLLVSSDEEYVLRAAEIFESTLGLVPTVIPPQDGRGPSLHVDGKTLLVLFRDVFQVTGYSRDIRLPRWVLQLPLSRLKHFLEGYREGDGTHTGYPECRELAFNTVSEGLATDLTYLLLRFGIVASVGRYTTTFKQRYGDREFPFWRVTVCELSDFDILTWDEGVEQTLNATRSGDIVWARVNDIEPIEASEFVYDFSVPEYENFVAGNGVFAHNTYGPRMRPGDGRVVSNFIVQALRGDPLTLYGDGSQTRSFCYVDDEVDGIYRLFHSDRSEPTNIGNPNEFTIKELARIVLEETGSKSPIESLPLPEDDPKVRQPDISVAREVLGWEPKVEIRDGIRRTLPFFEEELARHDARARTI; translated from the coding sequence GACGAATGGCATGACGAGATCTTCGAGCAGTTACTCAATAGTTCGCGCTACGATGGAAGCGTCAGGAAAAGGAACACGGTCGGCTGCGTATGGCGCTCGTGGAAGCGACAGAACAAGGTCCCGTTGTCGGTGGCGGCGAGGCTAGCTCGGCGGCACGGCGTCACCTGGCCGAGATCCGCGCGAATCGAGGCGTTCGGCACAGGCAAGTCGGTGTCGGTGCCGCGGCAGGTGCTGGTAACTCCGGACCTTCTTTGGCTCCTAGGCCTCTTCATCGCAGAAGGATGTCATGTAGACAGCCGCGGTACCTATCGGCTTCTTGTCTCGTCCGACGAGGAGTACGTGCTGCGAGCGGCGGAGATCTTTGAATCCACGCTCGGCCTCGTGCCTACGGTGATTCCGCCGCAGGACGGTCGAGGGCCCTCGCTCCATGTCGACGGCAAGACGCTCCTCGTACTGTTCCGGGACGTCTTCCAGGTCACGGGGTATTCGCGCGACATTCGCTTGCCCCGGTGGGTCCTCCAGCTTCCGCTCAGCCGCCTGAAGCACTTTCTGGAGGGGTATCGTGAGGGCGACGGCACCCACACCGGATATCCGGAATGTCGGGAGCTGGCCTTCAACACGGTGAGCGAAGGGCTGGCCACGGACCTCACCTACCTTCTGCTTCGCTTCGGGATCGTGGCGTCGGTGGGGCGGTACACGACGACGTTCAAGCAGCGCTACGGTGACCGGGAATTCCCCTTTTGGCGGGTGACCGTCTGTGAGCTCTCCGATTTCGATATCCTGACATGGGACGAGGGAGTGGAGCAGACGCTCAATGCCACCCGCTCCGGCGACATCGTATGGGCGCGCGTCAACGACATCGAGCCGATCGAGGCATCTGAGTTCGTCTACGACTTCTCGGTCCCCGAGTACGAGAACTTCGTGGCGGGCAATGGTGTGTTTGCCCACAACACCTACGGACCTCGCATGAGGCCCGGAGACGGACGCGTCGTGTCGAACTTCATCGTGCAAGCGCTCCGCGGGGATCCGCTGACCCTGTACGGAGACGGTAGCCAGACACGGTCGTTCTGCTACGTGGACGACGAGGTCGACGGGATCTACCGGCTGTTCCACTCCGACCGCTCGGAACCGACCAACATCGGGAATCCGAACGAGTTCACGATCAAGGAGCTCGCACGAATCGTGTTGGAGGAGACCGGTAGCAAGTCCCCGATCGAGTCTTTGCCGCTCCCCGAGGATGACCCAAAGGTCCGGCAACCGGACATTTCGGTCGCGCGCGAGGTCCTCGGCTGGGAGCCGAAGGTCGAGATCCGAGATGGTATCCGGCGGACGCTGCCGTTCTTCGAGGAGGAGCTGGCGCGTCACGACGCGCGCGCCCGCACGATATGA
- a CDS encoding cupin domain-containing protein, whose amino-acid sequence MEQPRRVEKPWGYELIWAETDQYVGKILHVNAGEALSLQYHERKDETIYLLSGTMLFQAGPSADELVDYHMEAGQRFHVTTGTVHRMVAETDVDILEASTPHLEDVVRLADRYGRVEPTPEGS is encoded by the coding sequence ATCGAGCAACCACGCAGAGTCGAGAAGCCCTGGGGCTATGAGCTCATCTGGGCCGAGACCGACCAGTACGTCGGCAAGATCCTGCACGTGAACGCGGGTGAGGCGCTCTCGCTGCAATACCACGAGAGGAAGGACGAGACGATCTACCTGCTGAGCGGCACGATGCTGTTCCAGGCGGGACCGTCAGCCGACGAGCTCGTGGACTACCATATGGAAGCGGGTCAGCGATTCCATGTGACGACGGGCACGGTTCACCGCATGGTGGCTGAGACGGACGTGGACATCCTGGAGGCGTCCACTCCGCACTTGGAGGACGTGGTGCGCCTGGCGGACCGCTACGGGAGAGTCGAGCCAACTCCCGAGGGCTCATGA
- a CDS encoding GDP-mannose 4,6-dehydratase — protein MTPLPSNSSILVTGAAGFLGSHLSESLVHAGHRVVGLDSFDNFYDRAIKEQNLSQLRAASTFSLVEGDIRDGATLDSLPSDVSLVVHLAAKAGVRPSIEDPQLYSSVNVDGTWRLLDWMRQRGIPHFVFASSSSVYGNCDVAPFREDLVVDRPISPYAATKLAGELACHTYHHLHDLSVLALRFFTIYGPRQRPDLAIHKFARLMRAGQSIPMFGDGSTERDYTYIDDILQGILASIDLLRRSEPLFEIVNLGESRTVSLHEMIQVLGEEMGVEPAVDQKPMQPGDVERTYADVSKARALLAYEPSVEFRDGVRMFLEWFDDPERSG, from the coding sequence ATGACGCCTCTACCTTCGAACAGTTCGATTCTAGTCACCGGTGCCGCCGGGTTCCTAGGATCTCACCTCTCAGAAAGTCTTGTTCATGCGGGGCATCGAGTGGTCGGGCTCGATTCCTTCGATAACTTCTACGACCGGGCCATCAAGGAGCAGAACCTTTCCCAGCTCCGTGCCGCCTCGACCTTCTCCCTCGTTGAGGGCGACATCCGAGATGGCGCAACGTTGGATAGCCTGCCGTCCGATGTGAGCCTCGTGGTGCACCTCGCCGCGAAGGCAGGTGTGCGACCATCGATCGAGGATCCTCAACTGTACTCGAGCGTCAACGTGGATGGGACGTGGCGGCTGCTCGATTGGATGAGACAGCGAGGCATTCCACATTTCGTTTTTGCCTCGTCCTCATCGGTGTATGGGAATTGTGACGTCGCGCCGTTTAGGGAGGACTTGGTCGTGGACCGACCGATCTCCCCATATGCCGCCACGAAGCTCGCCGGTGAGCTCGCGTGTCATACCTATCATCACCTCCACGATCTGTCGGTGTTGGCCCTCCGTTTTTTCACCATCTACGGCCCTCGCCAACGCCCCGATCTCGCCATCCACAAGTTCGCTCGTCTGATGCGCGCAGGGCAGTCGATTCCGATGTTCGGCGATGGTTCCACCGAACGCGACTACACGTACATAGACGACATCCTCCAGGGGATTCTCGCGTCCATCGATCTGCTCCGGCGTTCTGAGCCGCTCTTCGAGATCGTCAACCTGGGCGAAAGCCGGACCGTGTCGCTGCACGAGATGATCCAGGTGCTCGGTGAGGAAATGGGGGTCGAGCCCGCTGTCGATCAGAAGCCGATGCAGCCGGGTGACGTTGAGCGCACCTACGCGGACGTATCTAAGGCGCGGGCGCTGCTCGCGTATGAGCCCAGCGTGGAGTTTCGGG